One part of the Leucobacter triazinivorans genome encodes these proteins:
- a CDS encoding DNA cytosine methyltransferase produces the protein MVLSSQPARSELADKSQPNRHQTLWFSEINEPVARVFSHHWPDAPNLGDITTIEWSTVPPVDILCGGFPCQDVSTVGKMAGLKPGTRSGLWAHMATAIDALQPDWVVIENVRGLLSAPRAPRKPRRR, from the coding sequence ATGGTTCTATCCTCCCAGCCAGCACGTTCAGAACTGGCGGACAAGAGTCAACCAAACCGACATCAGACCCTCTGGTTCTCCGAGATCAACGAACCCGTCGCCCGCGTCTTCTCACACCACTGGCCAGACGCCCCAAACCTCGGTGACATCACGACCATCGAATGGAGCACCGTGCCACCGGTGGACATCCTCTGCGGCGGGTTCCCCTGTCAGGACGTGTCCACGGTCGGGAAGATGGCCGGCTTGAAACCCGGCACCCGCTCCGGCCTCTGGGCACACATGGCGACAGCGATCGACGCGCTGCAACCCGACTGGGTTGTCATCGAAAACGTCCGCGGTCTGCTCTCCGCCCCCCGCGCTCCGCGCAAACCTCGAAGGAGATAA
- a CDS encoding glycosyltransferase, which produces MPPKTGPFTDTRATILIGADTFFPDINGAARFTQDHAVRLARRGHDVHIVAPATNTRSLSRTEVFDGQWITVHRLRSVKWPLHDWLRVTPPWEVRTQARQILLNVAPAVVHIQSFIDIGRGLAYEAHKLGVPIVATNHVMPDNIVEFSGLPERFHPRLTRYGWNLASKVYSKADIVTSPTAIAARYLEAQTSLLDVIPVSCGIDVDRFTPKQTRPVENRVLFVGRLDPEKNLATLLTAFNFISAEFHAHLDIVGSGSERSRLQEHAQALGITDRVTFHGYVGDDQLTDIHRRATVFVMPSTAELQSIATLEAMASGTPVILADAMALPHLVTSGREGYLVHPRNAREFADSIERILHLEPEKYMRMSEAALATARTHDALTVTAQYEQLYRQTWTPVA; this is translated from the coding sequence ATGCCGCCTAAGACTGGTCCCTTCACCGACACCCGAGCGACCATCCTGATCGGCGCAGACACGTTCTTCCCCGATATCAACGGGGCCGCTCGGTTCACTCAAGACCATGCGGTACGCCTCGCCCGCCGCGGCCACGATGTGCACATCGTCGCCCCCGCCACGAACACGCGGTCCCTCTCTCGGACGGAAGTATTCGACGGGCAATGGATCACCGTGCACCGGCTCCGGAGTGTGAAATGGCCGCTCCACGACTGGCTGCGCGTCACTCCGCCCTGGGAGGTGCGGACCCAGGCCCGCCAGATTCTCCTGAATGTCGCACCTGCGGTAGTGCACATACAGTCCTTCATCGACATCGGCCGGGGCCTTGCCTACGAAGCTCACAAACTCGGGGTGCCCATCGTAGCCACTAACCACGTCATGCCCGACAACATCGTCGAATTCAGTGGCCTCCCCGAACGCTTCCACCCCCGACTGACCAGATACGGGTGGAACCTCGCCTCGAAGGTCTACTCCAAAGCAGACATCGTCACCAGCCCCACCGCGATCGCCGCGAGATACCTCGAAGCACAGACATCACTCCTCGACGTGATCCCCGTCTCCTGCGGTATCGATGTCGACCGCTTCACCCCGAAGCAGACACGACCCGTCGAGAACCGGGTGCTGTTTGTCGGTCGTCTCGACCCAGAAAAGAACCTCGCCACACTCCTGACCGCGTTCAACTTCATCTCGGCAGAGTTCCACGCACACCTGGACATCGTTGGTAGCGGTTCAGAACGCTCCCGCCTCCAAGAACACGCACAAGCCCTCGGCATCACAGATAGGGTCACCTTCCACGGTTACGTCGGTGATGATCAACTCACCGACATACACCGCCGGGCAACCGTGTTTGTCATGCCGTCCACCGCCGAACTGCAATCCATCGCGACCCTCGAAGCTATGGCCTCGGGAACCCCCGTCATCCTCGCTGACGCAATGGCCCTCCCACATCTCGTCACCTCCGGGCGCGAGGGATACCTCGTACACCCACGAAACGCTCGCGAGTTCGCAGACAGCATCGAACGCATCCTGCACCTCGAACCCGAAAAGTACATGCGGATGAGCGAGGCCGCCCTCGCGACCGCCCGCACCCACGACGCTCTCACCGTTACCGCGCAGTATGAACAGCTCTACCGCCAAACCTGGACCCCTGTGGCATGA
- a CDS encoding TetR/AcrR family transcriptional regulator, giving the protein MNAGVIRVDAAASMSKILGAARRVFSLGDGSGTLNRIAKEAGVGIATLYRHFPNREALALAVYDEVFAAEVQPIFDEFEKTDAPRDVLLELGERLLAVLDRERGLVRSLANLAEATRELMSRNTDANEQAVRRAQAVGTLRADITPEDIPNLMTMIAAGFGSIPVGPHRRRYLSLLLDSLNPAQAHRLPAI; this is encoded by the coding sequence ATGAATGCGGGTGTTATACGGGTGGATGCGGCGGCGAGCATGTCGAAGATTCTCGGCGCCGCGCGGCGGGTGTTCTCCCTAGGCGACGGATCAGGCACCTTGAATCGGATCGCGAAAGAGGCCGGGGTGGGGATCGCGACCCTGTACCGGCATTTCCCGAACCGGGAAGCGCTTGCCCTCGCGGTCTACGACGAGGTGTTCGCGGCCGAGGTGCAGCCGATCTTCGATGAGTTCGAGAAGACGGACGCGCCCCGCGATGTGCTCCTCGAACTCGGGGAACGTCTTCTGGCTGTGCTTGACCGCGAACGGGGCCTCGTGCGCTCGCTCGCAAACCTGGCCGAAGCGACCCGTGAGCTGATGAGCCGCAACACGGATGCGAACGAGCAGGCCGTGCGGCGCGCACAGGCAGTAGGGACATTGCGGGCAGATATTACCCCGGAGGACATCCCGAACCTGATGACGATGATCGCCGCCGGATTCGGGTCCATCCCCGTGGGTCCGCACCGTCGCCGTTACCTCAGCCTGCTACTGGACAGTCTGAACCCCGCCCAGGCCCACCGGCTGCCCGCCATCTGA
- a CDS encoding patatin-like phospholipase family protein, giving the protein MRPIVGLALGGGGALGAAHVGVLRAVHEHGIHLKVIAGTSAGALVGAAYAAGLPLAKIDQNVRDADWSVFGRLRPSPRFGLLDSAALLDTIDRLGGEPLIEDMPRRFAAVATDLRTRQGVILDWGRLGPALRASIAVPGVFSPIVIGDRLLVDGGLAANLPIEAAQHLGATFTIAVRLRPEWEYVPVVRSADAIAELETRSDVLVIRPDLAGLSQWSRNDVPRIIDAGYRAAHDALQDWRVTQRHAA; this is encoded by the coding sequence GTGCGGCCGATCGTGGGACTTGCGCTCGGTGGTGGCGGTGCGCTGGGGGCTGCGCATGTCGGTGTGTTGCGCGCGGTGCATGAACACGGCATTCACCTGAAAGTCATCGCTGGAACCAGCGCCGGCGCACTCGTCGGTGCCGCATACGCCGCGGGTCTTCCGCTGGCGAAGATCGATCAGAACGTAAGGGATGCAGACTGGTCCGTGTTCGGACGCCTCCGCCCCAGCCCACGCTTCGGCCTCCTCGACAGCGCTGCTCTGCTGGATACGATCGACCGGCTTGGCGGGGAACCGTTGATCGAGGACATGCCACGCCGGTTCGCCGCGGTCGCCACCGACCTCCGCACCAGGCAAGGAGTGATCCTCGATTGGGGCCGCCTCGGACCCGCGCTGCGGGCGAGCATCGCCGTGCCCGGAGTCTTCTCACCCATCGTGATCGGCGACAGGCTGCTGGTCGACGGCGGTCTCGCCGCAAATCTGCCCATCGAAGCAGCACAGCATCTCGGCGCGACGTTCACGATCGCAGTCCGGTTGAGACCGGAGTGGGAGTACGTGCCCGTCGTCCGCTCCGCGGACGCGATCGCGGAACTGGAGACTCGCTCCGATGTGCTCGTGATCCGCCCAGACCTTGCCGGCCTCTCGCAGTGGTCGAGAAACGATGTACCGCGCATCATCGACGCTGGATATCGTGCCGCGCACGATGCGCTCCAGGATTGGAGGGTCACACAACGCCATGCCGCCTAA
- a CDS encoding thiamine pyrophosphate-dependent dehydrogenase E1 component subunit alpha: MNEHDPAPIQFLTPQGLYQPKAVAEPYATDAETLSTDDLLRFYREMTLTRRLDDASTALQRQGELALWIPSYGQEAAQTGSAHALSPLDTVFPSYREHGVALARGIDFVDILAVLRGNTFSGWDPEQTRFRLYTIVLAAQALHATGYAMGISLDQQAGRKPEGEEAVIVYIGDGAMSEGDASEALIFARTYNVPVLFFVQNNQYAISTPVATQTAVSYANRAEGFGIPGYRIDGNDVIASYTVTKHVMNQVRNGAGPALIEAVTYRLGPHTSSDDPTKYRSAEEYEHWQKLDPIPRLRAHLQYRGITDDMFDQIDVDNNTHAIDVRQRVLSLPDPRPAEMFDHVYSDPHPTMIEQKDWLTHYEASFEP; the protein is encoded by the coding sequence ATGAACGAGCACGACCCTGCACCGATCCAGTTCCTCACCCCGCAAGGGCTATACCAGCCAAAGGCGGTCGCGGAACCGTATGCGACAGACGCCGAGACGCTCAGCACCGACGACCTCCTACGGTTCTACCGGGAGATGACCCTCACCCGTCGGCTCGACGACGCATCCACCGCACTCCAACGACAAGGTGAGCTCGCACTGTGGATCCCCTCCTACGGTCAAGAAGCCGCGCAAACCGGATCCGCACACGCACTGAGCCCCCTCGATACGGTCTTCCCTTCTTACCGGGAACATGGCGTCGCGCTCGCGCGCGGCATCGACTTCGTCGACATCCTCGCCGTGCTCCGCGGCAACACCTTCAGCGGCTGGGACCCCGAACAGACCCGGTTCCGGCTCTACACCATCGTGCTCGCCGCCCAAGCTCTCCACGCCACAGGGTACGCGATGGGTATCAGCCTCGACCAGCAGGCCGGACGGAAGCCCGAGGGCGAAGAAGCCGTGATCGTCTACATCGGTGACGGTGCCATGTCCGAAGGAGACGCCAGCGAAGCGCTGATCTTCGCCCGCACCTACAACGTGCCGGTCCTGTTCTTCGTGCAGAACAACCAGTACGCGATCTCCACCCCTGTGGCGACGCAAACTGCCGTGTCCTACGCCAACCGTGCAGAAGGGTTCGGGATCCCCGGATACCGCATCGACGGCAACGACGTGATCGCAAGCTACACCGTCACCAAACACGTCATGAACCAGGTGCGCAACGGTGCCGGCCCGGCACTCATCGAAGCGGTCACCTACCGGCTCGGTCCCCACACCTCCTCCGACGACCCCACCAAGTACCGCAGCGCAGAAGAATACGAGCACTGGCAGAAACTGGACCCCATCCCGCGACTACGCGCGCACCTCCAATACCGCGGCATAACTGACGACATGTTCGACCAGATCGACGTAGACAACAACACGCACGCCATCGATGTCCGCCAACGAGTTCTCAGTCTGCCGGATCCTCGCCCTGCTGAAATGTTCGACCATGTCTACAGTGACCCCCACCCCACCATGATCGAACAAAAGGATTGGCTTACACATTACGAAGCATCATTCGAACCGTGA